From Mercenaria mercenaria strain notata chromosome 17, MADL_Memer_1, whole genome shotgun sequence, the proteins below share one genomic window:
- the LOC123536031 gene encoding cuticle collagen bli-1-like, with the protein MSDGGPPPGMSFPQKVHTEDEDFVIELDENHMAGSHDSYGMDDRSRCKRRKRCGQCGPCQVKENCMKCHFCIRKDVLKQTCIYRKCVYLRSKPKPYSRPHQSPQGRVSPPRDMVQSPPGVRSPPNAQTHPGMPFPDTGIHMPEPRPENHPFFPAQLPQQSTVTAQQNNGYVSPPNPMMDNRTPSLPNHTAGSSMNMQMSASPHVPNNAISPPVQKMQDATSPVAPQPVNSPMAAIPGIPTPVSSCSSITPHIPSMPHMGSHVPPVFSPPSMSSGSLTNIPTIPTLPSVPGIGERTVNEFRPPDQFQLTPHHPHPHYPPVHPHPHMPPRDTGLFGDPSRVPHMNFNTSNHMDSLARGPNDSSCMYHPGLPYSVPGHYQPSGHSFIPGAAEMNPFRSNFLNSFPPGYSYPPDRYRDGFGSLPFSRLGMSSSATFPQYPGQGHGYGMGNSFSQQYYNSQHGCPKNGSRPPVSPSTDDVKVLQAGYKINENIPKSKVSEMGSPNSKVSDLCSPKSGVEENIRERRNSGRMSSDIHPAFSDVIHQRSRSSLCDLSPRMDHLRAWSEFYLNKTFGRPDIFPPHSSKPQGKNENVLPQNLRSPLWEPWKMPPWYSPRRDDVRSRASTSTLSSDFECEVISIDDHQMNALIRSDGCNSIEIEFDNSSLCSNEDSPRKHLSTNSRMSDFASPMKNNFFQPIEKLLISEPRSLMSPWQDDSPAVSESGGNSLCNESLNKISKQTVKGDTIEKTSSPKLGKRSKMFIKGSVCIRQELGDEGTMQLELPGHKVTVEDTVLGEEMLKECSNVEELKEFIKSNHSVQVNKLTDTDFV; encoded by the coding sequence ATGAGTGATGGTGGGCCCCCTCCAGGGATGTCATTCCCGCAGAAGGTTCACACAGAAGATGAGGACTTTGTCATTGAGCTTGATGAAAACCACATGGCTGGTTCTCATGATAGCTATGGCATGGATGATCGATCAAGATGTAAGCGTCGAAAAAGATGTGGTCAGTGTGGTCCGTGTCAGGTTAAAGAGAACTGTATGAAATGTCATTTTTGTATCCGCAAAGATGTGCTCAAGCAGACATGCATTTATCGGAAATGTGTATATTTGAGGTCAAAACCAAAACCATACAGTCGTCCTCATCAGAGTCCACAGGGTCGAGTATCGCCGCCAAGGGATATGGTTCAATCTCCTCCAGGAGTCAGATCGCCACCAAATGCCCAGACTCATCCAGGCATGCCTTTCCCAGACACTGGAATCCATATGCCAGAACCGCGTCCGGAAAACCACCCGTTCTTCCCAGCACAACTACCTCAGCAGTCCACAGTGACCGCACAGCAAAATAATGGATATGTCTCTCCGCCCAATCCTATGATGGATAACAGAACACCTTCATTACCAAATCATACTGCTGGTTCTTCTATGAATATGCAGATGAGTGCTAGCCCTCATGTTCCGAATAATGCCATTTCTCCACCTGTTCAGAAAATGCAGGATGCAACTTCCCCTGTTGCACCTCAACCTGTAAATAGTCCAATGGCAGCAATACCTGGCATTCCTACACCCGTTTCATCTTGTTCTAGTATTACCCCTCATATCCCATCCATGCCTCATATGGGGTCCCATGTTCCTCCGGTATTTTCACCACCATCAATGTCAAGTGGCTCTCTTACTAATATTCCCACTATTCCTACACTACCCAGTGTGCCTGGTATTGGTGAAAGAACAGTAAATGAATTCAGGCCCCCTGACCAGTTCCAATTGACTCCACATCATCCACACCCTCATTATCCCCCAGTTCATCCTCATCCACACATGCCACCTAGGGATACAGGTTTATTTGGAGACCCATCAAGGGTACCTCATATGAACTTTAATACATCAAATCACATGGATTCATTGGCGCGTGGACCAAATGACTCATCATGCATGTATCATCCTGGATTGCCATATTCAGTGCCTGGACATTATCAACCAAGTGGGCATTCATTTATACCAGGTGCTGCTGAAATGAATCCGTTCCGTTCTAATTTTCTGAACTCATTTCCACCTGGATATTCGTATCCTCCGGACAGATACAGGGATGGATTTGGATCATTGCCTTTTTCTAGGTTAGGAATGTCATCATCAGCGACATTTCCTCAATATCCAGGTCAAGGCCATGGATATGGCATGGGAAACTCTTTTTCTCAACAATATTACAATTCTCAGCACGGGTGTCCAAAAAACGGCTCACGCCCTCCTGTTTCACCCAGCACTGACGATGTGAAGGTGTTACAGGCAGggtataaaattaatgaaaatattcctAAGTCAAAAGTGTCAGAAATGGGCAGCCCAAACTCGAAAGTGTCAGATTTGTGTAGTCCTAAATCAGGCGTGGAGGAAAATATTCGAGAGAGGAGAAATTCAGGGAGAATGAGCAGTGATATTCATCCGGCATTTTCTGATGTcattcatcaaaggtcaaggtcaagtctTTGTGATCTATCACCAAGAATGGATCATTTACGGGCATGGAGTGAATTTTATCTGAATAAAACATTTGGAAGGCCAGACATCTTTCCTCCTCACAGTTCAAAGCCTcaaggaaaaaatgaaaatgtcttaCCGCAGAATTTAAGGTCACCTTTATGGGAACCATGGAAAATGCCACCATGGTACAGTCCAAGGAGGGACGATGTCCGAAGTCGTGCTAGTACAAGCACACTGTCCTCTGATTTTGAATGTGAAGTAATAAGTATAGATGATCATCAAATGAATGCGCTGATAAGATCTGACGGTTGTAATAGTATCGAGATAGAGTTTGATAACAGCTCCTTGTGTTCAAACGAGGACTCACCGAGAAAACACTTGTCAACAAATTCTAGAATGAGTGATTTTGCATCACCtatgaaaaataacttttttcaacCTATTGAAAAATTACTAATAAGTGAACCTAGATCTCTTATGTCTCCATGGCAAGATGATAGTCCAGCTGTGTCTGAATCAGGTGGAAATTCTCTTTGTAATGAAAGCTTGAATAAAATCTCAAAGCAGACTGTTAAAGGGGACACAATTGAGAAAACCTCATCTCCAAAACTAGGTAAAAGGtccaaaatgtttataaaaggGTCCGTTTGTATCCGACAAGAGCTTGGAGATGAAGGAACTATGCAGCTTGAACTGCCAGGCCACAAGGTAACAGTTGAAGACACTGTTCTAGGGGAGGAAATGTTAAAGGAGTGTAGTAATGTTGAAGAATTGAAGGAGTTCATTAAAAGTAACCACAGTGTTCAGGTGAATAAGCTTACAGATACAGACTTTGTTTAA